The Anabas testudineus chromosome 3, fAnaTes1.2, whole genome shotgun sequence sequence TTTTCCCTTCAGCATGACAACACGACATGTCTTTTTCAGTCACTGGAAGTGTCGGTGGACGATCACAGCGGCAGCATTTCCCTCAGTGATTTAAGCATGTTAAAACATGCAGCGGGGGTAAAGGGAGCAGAGGAACAGGCGAGAGAGAGGGGCTATCAATGGCGGCTTTCAGAAACGTACACAAGCGGCTCTGCTCGTGCcatatctccctctctctctctaatcaaataaagaaatgcacatTTTCTACTTGATGAACATACATGCAATTCACAGTGCTTTCTTTTTCCAGGTCGTTCCAAGGGAAGCCACAAAAATAAGTGTAAGTGTCCATTTTCCTTGCTGATTGAAGACTGTTGATTAGCAGACTTTTAGAAGCCTTAAACCAGAAACACCTGACACGATAACAGGTAGAATGTAATAATTCCTCCATTATGGAGATACTGCtcctgtgtgaatgtttgtccaTTCACAGTAGTGTTCCTGCATTATTACAATTCACGCTTGTATACTTATTATTATAagaaatatgtttattactgttgaataaaagtttatttatcactacacattacaacatttagcatttaaatcATCAGATTGATTCATTACTGCCTCTGTTGTTCATCTTTGTGCTGTCCCACTTTCCTCACACATGTTTTATCTCGTAAAGCTTTCAGACCTCCATAATGGTGTCAGTGTTAAACACGCCATGAGCTTTGATAATATGTTGAATTTGTGCTGCTGAAGTGTGTCCTTATTAGGGATAATTGAGGCTCAGTAAGAACTAATGTGTTGGTCTACTGAGCAGCTAATACACAGTCATGagtctttactttattttttaatgccTGTGCCTCCACCTCCAATCATGCAACATGAAGCTACACCCATTACGCTAGtgaataatgtgtttgtgtttgttcaaattCTTTCCTTGTTTTTCCAGACTGTGCGTGTTCAGGGCAATGCCATCTCCCACCGCCTCAGCCTGTCCAAGGTGAAGAAGGAGGACGAGGGGGTGTACGAGTGCCGCGTGTCTGACTTGTGGGCTGACGAGACTCAGGAATTTACGGTTCACGCCTCCCTGCGTGTCACGCCGGGTGACGGCATGGTGGCCGAGGAGGCCGTGTCACACATCCAGAACCGCTGGCCGCTGAGGAATGCGAACACAGTTCTGGGAGGGGGTGCAGCAGGGAGGGCCACGTCAGAGCCCAGCCAGAGCCTGGCGGGAGGTCAGAGGTTGGGGCAAGGGAAGCACCGGGTGCCTCAGCAGGCCCAGCCTGGActccttccctccatctctaCTACCACCACCTCGGTGGCTAAGTCGTCAGCCTCACCGCTGCCAGGGAACACAGCCATTCTCCGGCAGCAGTATGGAGCTGGTGAGTTGCTGTaaagggggggtgggggttttGACACAGAGCCACAGTGACCCCTAGTGGCGTAAGAAGGGAGGAACCACCTGTAGTTTACTGACAGGTCATCAATGTGTATGTGGCTGATGTGCTGCTCTCTCAGTAAGGCCAATCAGAGGAAATGTGCTGCTATTAGTCTTTGTATTTCTGTGAAAGATGCACAGTGACATAATTCGTAAGTGAGTGATCATCTGCTACTGTCACtcctgtttttattaatgtacaATTGCTGCCCACCTTTTCACAGAGTTTACATATGTGACAAACCTTTTTCATTTGCCGACCGACAGCAAATAGACTCCAAGAAAGAGCTTTAACGCTACTGTCTTCCTGAGCTTTGATCTTCTTCTGTAGTGTTCTTTATctatgtgttattttatcaCTCATCATAAAAAAAGTGGGtacgtgagtgtgtgtaagCACATGAATATGTTATATGCATAAATATGCATTCGTACATACTATAATGCCATAATATAAATGTGATCACCCActttaattaaatcttttttttttctttttttttaaatcaggggaacatttatgttgatttttgtttaaaactaatttatgaCTACTTCTGCTGGAGGCTTGGTATATGGTATGGTGAAGGGAGTAAGCTAGAAGGTGGGGGTGGGTTGTAGTGGAGACTTGTAATCTACCTCCCCATAGCTCTTTTCCTTGTCCCAGTTCTGTTTGATGAAACGCACTTGTGAATAATTAAAAGTTGTCGAAATCTAGTAGAGGCTTGTGGGGCTGATGCTGATGCAGGGAGCAGCCAGGCAGCGGGTAGACTCTATCACAGACACTGTGCAGAACTGAGGCTTGCAGACACCACGTGTGGAgatgatgtgtgtctgtgctttggCTGACTCCATCATTTCTACTTCCACATGCTGAGATTATGTTCCTAAATGACAGGGGCTTGTCAGAGATGCTTGAGGTATTACACTTGATGTCTTTGAAAGGCCTGATGTctgctgttctctgtgtgtatgaGGCTGCTGTGTCATTTCAAAATCAGAGTATCAGTCCACTGCTCTCACAGCTTTGATCAGCTATTCAAAGGCTTCTCACAGGGACAAGGGACACGACTTTATCAGGACTGATACCACAGCACCTATGTGGATGTGCAGCTGTCTGAAAAATTGGTAGTGTCTGGAAATAAGGCCCACTCTACATCAGAACCAGGGCCCACTAGTTAAATCACAAATGAACTCAAaactattttgtatttgtacagaTGGACAGATAGATGCAAGTGCATAGAAGTACACTTGATCTAATGTGATCTTTACTggccatttttaaaataataaaatcatcatttaacTTTGTTGGCATGAATGATCATAGAAGCAGATTTGCTTCTCTTGATCTTCACTTTTGGCCACAGTGTGAACAAACACTACAACATAGAGTAGATATTTAAGTGTTATGCCAAAAGAAATGTGACTTGTTTTCATCAGCAGAGCTGAAGTAATGTGTGCTCATCTTTTTTAATGATGGCAGACACTTGGAAACACTTGGTAAAGGTGCAGTGTTTAATCAGCACAGGTACTAACGACGCAGTTTGTTTTGAGACAGCTGTATTTGCTCCAAGCATCACAGTTATAATGAGGAAACCCTGTGGTGGAATCCAGACGTACTGGTGCAGTGAAGTGCAAAATACAGTATCTGGCCACAGAAATGGTCACTTATATCAGTTTGCTTTGGCCCAGATGTCATGCAGGCTCTGAGCACACATCCAGTGATAAACTGCAACAAACCCAGACTTGTCTGTTACTACACACAGTTTTCATCCTTCTGCTAGTGTTTGCTCTGTAGTAAGCCCCCATCCAAAACCAAGCCAGTGATTAACAAAGAAGTTGTGAGGCCATGTGTCCACTGTTCATTTATGTAACCTACATCTGTTGGTTGTATTTTGGGCGATTACTGATGCAGCATGTAAAACCTCAGAGTCAGAAGCTCAGCTTCTATTATTGGACTGTCAGGCCTGATCGCTTAATGCCTCTCATTGTCGTTTTAAAGAGGTGACGGTCATGATATTAGCTGTTTGATGACAAAATATTACAAGCACGACAAGTTCAGCAATTTTAAATTGTCTAAGATGTGGCTCTTTTTGATGTTTCTGCTCACAAGAATGCATGACCAgttattaatcatttaattacGTAAGCATTTATTTGAAATTTGTGCCTTCATCCCGctttgttcatatttttataacattAGTCAGTAGTAGGTTGTAATGGAGACATACACTACAGTAACAGTAGATGTAGATGAAAGTAGTGATAAGTAGGCACTACTTATCACTACTTTCATCTACATCGCAGATTGGTCTGTAGAAAAGAGATGTAGGGATGTCccaaactgattttttttttcatttcattaaatatgtatctgACATACTGAAAAAGCTGCTGTATCCTACTTAATGTGACACACTaattaaatagtaaatattaaatcaaatatcAAGTTTATATGCTTAAATTGTTGATATGAATGAAAGCACAAGAATACAATGTCTGAAACAGAATTTTACAGAGTACAGTGTTTGTCATATGCTAAGACTGGTCATGGAGAGTACTTCACAGAGTTAATGTTCATTAGTGACAACTGAAACCACATTTGTCCACAGTCTGGATCACAGCAACTGCAGCGTACAGCActtaacttaaaaatatatCACTATATCTCACAATATTCTTGAAGTAATTatgtaaatgacaaaatgagaTATGAGTGATATTACAGTGATTGAGAGCAGTAAGTATGTTAATTCAGCATGCTGGTTCTGTTTGTTCATGTGGGACGCTGATTTACAGCACATATGCAAATATGTCATTATGCAGCTACTGTCAATAACAAGATTTTGACAATATACCAGGATTCCTATTGCAGGAAGAAATTTTCCCTATATGTCATAGATAATAGCATATGGCACAGCCCCACTGGTTAACAATGCAAAGCTGCcagctgaatgttttatatACCAACATTTGCAACTGATAAATATTTAGCCTCAAAGTTTGGCAACCTCAGTGTCTGAACTCAGAGTCACTTGTCAGTGTACTCAAATCATTTTCTACATTCATACATACACTCATACACTTTTACTCTTGTATGCTAAAAGATGCTGCTCTGTGGATCCCAGCTATGAAGTATAGCAGTGCTGCAACACCACCAGCCTGAGATACGATACGAAATACTATACTTTGTTCTAACCTTAGGAATGTTTTTCTCAGGCTAGCGACGCTGCAAAGTATTGTTAGTACATTAGTAAGCAGAAAACACATTGCACTGTTAAACAACTTAAGGCATACATTTATTCATGCAATACTAGGTTTAGcttaattaactttaattacaCAGCACTTAGCTTAAATGGACAAAACACCCAGAGTCACACAGAGTAaagaaaatatgacattttcatCAATTTAATTAGCTTGGGACATCTGTAGTGGGCACTCCTCCAAATCAAGGACCTCTGTCTGTATGCACTAGTCAGGACCAAGATTTCACAAGGACTGAAGAAGAAATCAAATCCAAAGAAACCATCATTGCCAACTAAATTAAAGGCAGGAGACATAGTAACTAAGAACACACTGAGAGGAATGCATTGAATATCACCCAAGGTCCtacattttcccttttctgcAGATCTGCACACAGCTTGGTAGCAATAAAAGAGAACTATACAGAGAATATATACTGTGCATCTCATCACAATAATGAAGTCACTGTCAAACTATGAAGAATACATGTTGGTCTAAGTGTGCAGCCAGCGATGCAGCTCTAACACGTTTAATTGCCTtgcttcctctctgctctcaccaCTCGCGTCCCAGTCGCTGCCTTCTGATTTGATGAGTTCACCGGAGCACATTAAAGTGTTGACAGTTTAGCCACTTCATgtttaaatcacagttttaattttatctCAATTAATAACAAACCTCGTGTTCAGAGCCTCTTGGTACAAACTCACTTTAATGAAGCAGATAACACAGGATCATCCAGTGCGTTGGTCACATAATGAACATCAACGTGCTGGTGGGATTAAAAAGCttcattttaatcattaaactatttggctgtgttttctgtctacTCATCTCAGCTGACTGGACAGCTAACACACAGGACTTGTTTCACACTACATCTTAGATTAAATTCACACTCTCTTTGCCCCTAAGTTTATGTCATTGGCTTAATGGATTTTTGTTATAGccactgaataaataaactggaAACTTTCAAAGGTTTGACCTAAGCAGCTCAACTTTGACAAACCTCAAggacaaataaatatataagtataaAAGGAACACATATCACATTTCTTCttgcaattattattattattattgtctcttttattttatcattattcattattcttttttttgcCTTCCACTGTGGTAATTCAGGTAATGTAAATAAGGTTTCAATTGTATCCAGCACGAATGATCCATATACTTGCCAACTagtaaaagtttgttttaaaatgactaaacTAGAAACAATGGCCATCCAATAATGAGAAAACCAAaaatatatgattttttttacatgaaatacTGAAAAGGACAATCAAGCAATtatctggttttattttttctttatatatggAAATCAGAATTctaaatacaatatatttgaGGAAACCTTCTTTGATCAGTTATTCAAAGGCTTTTCACAGGGACCTGACATACCTGAGAACAAGCTATGCCAGATTCCCATCAGAAAAACCTTTTCTTCACTGTGCACATAAAGTAGTGGATATATCACCAGAAGATGTTCTGTtcattctgttttctgcagacTGCATATTAATTATGAGTTTCTATATATCTAAATGGATTTTGGAAAACAGCTTGTTTCCCCATTGGTTTTGATGTAACGTGTAAACACAGTCAAATCACAGATGCTGATGCTTGTAGAGCCTTGCAGAAATCTGTCCGGGGACATGATTGGTGGAGTGAACTTACATCCAGCTGAAGCCCAGTGGCAAATCACAGAACAGTTCTTTTCTCAGATCTTAAGACAGATAATCCTGTGTTTGCTCTACATAATTTACCTTAGCctatgaatctttttttttttttcttatcctAAGTGCAGATATGCGTCTATGAAATCGCTTTTCCTCCACGTTTGTCTTACTGGAACTTGatctatgttttgtttttttgtcagctCTTTTTTTCAGATGAGGCACTGCTGCAAGccctcaaagaaaaaaaaaaaagaaaacgtagTCAATAAGGAAAAGAGTAgaggttgttgctgctgttggtaGGTTTCATTTGTACTATTGTTGCCAACAAGTCAACTTATTTGTCATTTGCGATTAGCAACAAATCTGGCGACTTTTTCTTAGTGTTATTGGTACACAGTCTAAACTGTGCGctcaaaaatacataaaagagTGGGAATCAAACCTAGAGGAGGATTGTACTTAGCAATTCAGACTCACGTAACAGTATTTTGATTAAATTTCCAACATTTAACAATACAGGACAAAATTGATTTATGTAATGTGGGTCTAGACAAGGCAttaaagtcatgttttttttgatAAGACATGGCCTATTTCAGTGGAAGAATGAAAAAACCCACCTAAAATCAACAAACCATTATCTCATGTAGAGCACTAGAGCCGACCCTGCTCTCAGCATTTAACACCCAAACAGGCAGTTCCTTCAGAACGACTTCACATTCTGAATTCTAGTGAAGACCCTAATCATGGGGGAATTAGCTGAATTAGAGGGggatgtgtttaaaataacacataaaaacaccCTAATTTCTACCTGAAGGGAAAATGCAGAACAAAGGAACAAATACATGGTGTCTTGGGTTTAATTAGTCTCCAGCATCTAAACATCATTTAGAGTTTGAAACAGGATACAGAGTACACCATAGATTGAGAGggaaaacagaagtggaagtcTGTATGGTgtagtttattttcatgttttttttagctcAGCACATGCTTATGACAGATAATCACATTAATAGCTTCTGAAAAATGGGAGTTTTCCTAGCCTGCATGAGTCTGGCCTTTCACACTGTGAGGAAACTTCCCGTGCTTTCTAATGACTGGGCCTAGAGGGAGGTGGAGCTACATTACCTTAAAAATGAAGCTAACCTGGGGTAAAGCTGTAGTTGTGATGGTCAAGgattatttattactttattatagTGTTTTAGGTTATTATAACATATCTGCCAATGTCAAATTGGCAGCTGCTTAATTACTCTTAATTTAGAAGAAAACTAATTTACTTTTAGTTAAGTAGCATTCAGCCAGCCAGTGCAGATTTGAATCTCAAGAGTTCTCTGATTAATATTGCTGCGGTGTGATCTGATAGTTTCACATTTGAGTTCTTGAGTGGACTTTCAGCTAAACTGGCTCCTGGTGTCTGTTCCAAACTAGATCATGTACAATACAAGTGGCTCACTGATCCTTTCTTATAGACACAAGAACCCCGAAAATCCATATTGGGTATTTTTCCTGTGTCCTATGAGTTGATCTGCTCTAAGTATCTGACAACAGATGAAGGTCAAAAAGCGTGGCAAAATTGAAGGATTACCTCATGTTCATGCTCAGCTCTGCTGCCTTATCCTCAGTAATAACAGTCAGTGTTGTAGGAAGGGGGGAGATGCTAGCATCTGTCACttttctgcaatgtcacacAACTGCCACTAACTAACTAAGTGGCAGAAACAATTAATAGGGGAGGTGGGACATGAGGGGAGGTGAGAGATAAGCTGTCAGGTGTCATAAATTCCCTcccatattttcattttttatctgaGCTTTTGCGGCCTTGGCCAGTAACTGATAAGCCTCTCTGTCgcctctctgtcactctcctgaGGTTGATGCTGCATTCAGTGCCTTCTCATCAGCGTGCAAAATTGGGAAAATATCATGTAAGCAAGGTGTTTGTCTTCAGATGCTCTCATAGGCACTTCAGATAATGAAAAACTGATAGTGGTTTgtatattcagtattttaatatgGTCAAATGAAACCAAATTACCCCTTAATGTGATCTTTGGTTGCCGACATCTAATGACACTTGCAGTGTCTACTAtacattaatttgtttgtaataGCCTGCTTGTCCAATATTCAAATCCAATAAACAATCCAAAACCTCTTCACAGTACAGTCAGCACAAATCCAGTTGAACAAATCATATTCCACTAtccaacaaagacaaagagagctCTTACAGGTCAGATGAGGGGCCAGCAAAGGTGAAGTCTAAGCAGAAAACGGGTTCAGTTGGACAGAatgacagacagataaaaaagaCGGACAGAAGTCACAGAGAAAGGCTGGAGTGTTTTTAGCATGAGCTTCACAACAATCTGGCAAGGTGAGCGTGTCAGAGGTGCTGCCTCGAGGTGAAAATTAATTCTTGACAGAAAGGAATtgaaaattcaaaataaaagcccaaaACAGGAAGTTAGGTGCAGAATGTCATGTCATTCAAACTctttcagaaaacaaatatttatatgaACCGGTAAGCACTGAACTTTGGCTAGCCAACTGTAATGTATCACCGCTACTAGTAGGTGTGGTTATTTTGAGTAATTAAGTTCAAATACTGGCACTCATATTTTGTGATGCACATGCAGTCGATTTATCAGGGCAGCAAGTATTTAAGACACACAGCTGGTGAATTGATCCTGACAAGTGTTGGCTGGAGTTGACATGGTAACGTTAAATGCTATCATTCACACCAGAGGGGCAGATGTTCACTCTGcactctcttctcctcttctctgttccTATAGCTTGCACTCTCTTACTAGTGACTAGCTAAATGAGATCTGCAGCAACAGTTCtgagaaataaatgcaaaaggatttatagtatatttatttaattgagAGGTGTGTTATCTGGGAATTGGAAAGTATCCAGTCATGCATCAAGCAAACACTAAcagaatatataatataataatatatataacatatggTCTGGTTTCTAATGTGCAAACAACAGCACTGCAGATGTTTAGATTACATGAGTAGCTTAGCATACACTGTAGGACTCATCACCTACTTAGCCTTTAATACTTTTACTACCATACTTGTTTAATTTAACCTTTTAATACATTACttatttaatgttgtgtgtatgtacttATGTTGTGGAAGTTAACAAGTCACACTGTGACATATGAAAAGTGGTTCTCATTACAGCATGAAGATACAGTTCAAAGCATGAAGCAGAGTGTGCTTCTGCTTGTCTTATGTTCATCACTGAGAGCTGCCTTAGTACCATTACATTCTGATTTGTTTGAAACACAAAGGAGAGCTTTTCTTCTTGAGATTAATGCATAGCTGGAATGTGTTTTGTGGCTGCAGTGCATGCTGGTCCACCAAAATGTCTTTGATGAAGAAACTGGTACCCCTTTCTCTGTGAAGAGCAGATAACTTCAGCCACAGCATCAGTAAGTTTCTGTGGTGCTAGACAGGGGAAAACTTTCTTTGATATGACCTTGGAGAGTTAAGGAGAGTTAGCACAAGTAAGTGAAACCACAGACAGGCAAAGTTGTTATCACCTCCTGGTTTGGGGTCAGACAAGTGTCTTCTCAGCTGTAATTACCGAAttcatgcagacacacagactctACCACCAGGaagtgtgtgtctcagtctcagcGGTCTGTGGgtggttgatttatttttttctgctaatGAAACGGGGAGAGACCAGTAGAAACTGGTCGATGTGCAAAACTTGCTTTTGGGATTGGATAATAATGTTATCTAGTACTACGAGGGTGTTGCTCAGACATTATAATAATGGCAGAattacagagagcagagagaaacatgTGGATGGAGGGGAGCCAAGAGACATGGGATAGAGgtagagaagagaaaacaaatgaatgaagaatgaaGGAGTCGTCCTAATTTAACTTTGCCTTCATTAAACAATAGAAATTATGGATGTCAttcacaaattaataaaaaagtcTGTGCAGGGCTATGAAGTATAATGTataagagagagaaacaatgcCTTCATTAGTGAGAGCATTAGCATATGAATATACTAACAGAGATGATCCTGGTGGGTGGATGTTTTCTCCATGATTATCACAGCATCTCAACATGCAGACAGAGAGCAGTCGCAGGTAACACACTCAATAATGTGTACTGGCTCCACTATCTGTTACACAGCCGTAATATTGCAGTAAATGCTGTTATGAGATTTGGGGTAAGGACAGGAAGATGAAATTCACTGAGACAGAATCAGACTGACACACAGAGGATCTCAGCGTCTCTCAGTAGAATCTGGCCTGACAGCTGCTGTGGTCTCTTATCTGCAAGggctctgtgtttgtatgtatttgaaTGGATACATTTGAGAGgaccagacagacacagagagcaagACCTTGGTGAAAGGATGTTTTAGGAATGTGAGGGCATTTTGGGGCTGGTCCACACTTTGTAAAACAACTACAGAGGGCCAACGGGCTGTGAAGGGGAAACAATTGGTGTCAGGGTTGATGTACAGCACAGAatgttgtttcatgttttcagtaGAGTGCGAATATTGgtgattgtgttgtgttgtaggAACCTAGTGAAGCCTGGATCTGGGTGCAgtaagaaatgttaaataaccAAAATATCAGCTAGTGCTTCAGATGGTGTGCACTGCAGTGAACTTCTGTGTATCCACAGCTCTGGGTctgcatgttctccccgtgtctatgtgggttttctccaggtgtTTCAGCTTCCTCCCATAGTCTAAAGTTATGCATGTTAGGTTAAGGGTTAAGTTAGGTTAAATGTGAGTAGGGAGTGAGTATAAatgtatgtctgtctctgtatttcaACCCTATGCTgagacctgtccagggtgtaccaAGTCTCTTGCCTAATGACATTTAGGATTTAATCACCCCTGTGACCTAAACCTAGATCGGACAGCAAAGATTGGGGCCAAATGACCTAAATTATTATTACCTGTTGCTGACACACAGTCTGTCTTCTGTACTGCATTCACTACACACAGGGAAGACAGGGACATAGCTACAATGAGCCTGGTAATACAGTAAACTGAGTAGTTTCTCTCTGTATGTTATGGTGCCGacatatttcagattttttttaagactCAGTGTTGTACAGTTAGAGCTGGCCAAAAAAAAGATATCAACCCTATAGTAACTTTTCCTCAATACAACTGGCCATTATAACTTCAACAGAACCCATTCCATCCATGTTTTTTGATACGAAAAGCCAATGATAATGACAGTAGTGCTGCGCAAACTAATCATGTGGCTGAAAAGGTTACAGCCATGTCAAGTTAGGTTGACACCATAGTATCAGCtgtctgcagcaacatgtgCTAATGCTTTGAcaactgtatgtatgtatgtatgtagcaGGAGAAAattatgacagaaaatgttaacagaAGCTTGAGCTACAGCATTGTAAAGAAAATCC is a genomic window containing:
- the vstm2b gene encoding V-set and transmembrane domain-containing protein 2B; this translates as MSEPHCDMEKTGLYSLLYYFILTSPFMVCANAAFTEVPKDVSVGEGEDVEMPCAFKAVSAAPMALEIQWWYLKEDVPKELPHELQISAPANRVKVVPREATKISTVRVQGNAISHRLSLSKVKKEDEGVYECRVSDLWADETQEFTVHASLRVTPGDGMVAEEAVSHIQNRWPLRNANTVLGGGAAGRATSEPSQSLAGGQRLGQGKHRVPQQAQPGLLPSISTTTTSVAKSSASPLPGNTAILRQQYGAGCSAISTVDPLLCITLLFLHKILPFLLAH